Proteins encoded within one genomic window of Halalkalicoccus subterraneus:
- a CDS encoding CPBP family intramembrane glutamic endopeptidase produces MVGGTVLGGILAVPALLLGGTSIVALTALFILSEAGYAITGWIYARRWLSETISIKIPTKYQAVWIVASALGMLAIPLIIEIVSSTTGIQYGRVDQQLLTGSPEMVLVLVVLSVVLIGPAEEYLFRGVIQGRLSQSMGASAAIVIASLLFVLPHAIGYTGGVGAIVLLSIAPFSLGLVMGALYEWFNNLSLPILAHGLYNATLFLTTYFTAF; encoded by the coding sequence GTGGTTGGTGGGACGGTTTTGGGCGGTATCCTCGCAGTTCCAGCGCTTCTCCTCGGGGGAACAAGCATCGTCGCGTTAACCGCGCTATTCATCCTCTCAGAAGCAGGCTACGCTATCACCGGCTGGATCTACGCCCGCCGATGGCTCAGTGAAACGATATCAATCAAAATACCAACCAAGTACCAGGCTGTCTGGATTGTAGCGAGTGCACTCGGTATGCTTGCCATCCCTCTCATAATCGAGATTGTAAGCTCCACAACAGGGATTCAATACGGACGCGTTGATCAACAGCTGCTCACGGGGAGCCCGGAGATGGTTCTCGTCTTGGTAGTTCTCTCGGTGGTTCTCATCGGGCCCGCTGAAGAGTATCTCTTTCGGGGCGTCATTCAGGGCAGACTCTCACAAAGCATGGGAGCATCCGCTGCAATCGTTATTGCTTCCCTCCTGTTTGTTCTTCCACATGCAATCGGATACACTGGCGGAGTCGGAGCTATCGTCTTGTTGAGTATTGCGCCGTTTTCACTCGGTTTAGTAATGGGTGCCCTTTATGAATGGTTCAACAATCTGTCTCTGCCGATACTGGCTCATGGGCTCTACAATGCAACACTGTTTCTCACAACCTACTTTACGGCCTTTTGA